One segment of Triticum aestivum cultivar Chinese Spring chromosome 2A, IWGSC CS RefSeq v2.1, whole genome shotgun sequence DNA contains the following:
- the LOC123190389 gene encoding probable purine permease 11 produces MGDAGEIHLQIAGTRGEEEAQGVAGNGTSPAPTSVSERVQWWAVVLVNVVLVLAGQSVANLLGRIYYDQGGGSLWIATVVQSCGTPLAIPLLLYFRRRPKATATAVTRPPLLKISAIYAGLGVLLAGDNLMYSYALLYLPLSTYSLVCATQLSFNAVFSYFLNKQRFTALILNSVVLLTFSAALVGVSHGSDGTNSSVPPGKFPLGFALTLTASALFSLILSLMQLTFDKVLRSDTFHDVMEMQFWSNTAAAVVSVAGLFISGEWSALHGEMDGYRQGRVAYGMTLAWTAISWQLTTMGLMGLVAAVSSLFTNVISTVGLPLSPIIAVIFLGDRMDGVKVLAMLVAVWGFLSYIYQHYLDDAKVKKILAERSADDDDQHRTVKLATE; encoded by the exons ATGGGCGATGCGGGTGAAATTCATCTTCAGATTGCAG GTACACGAGGCGAAGAAGAAGCTCAAGGCGTAGCTGGCAATGGCACGTCCCCGGCGCCAACGTCGGTGTCGGAGCGCGTACAATGGTGGGCGGTGGTGCTCGTCAACGTCGTGCTCGTGCTCGCCGGGCAGAGCGTGGCGAACCTCCTCGGCAGGATCTACTACGACCAGGGCGGCGGCAGCTTGTGGATCGCCACGGTGGTTCAGTCCTGCGGCACGCCGCTCGCCATCCCGCTGCTCCTCTACTTCCGGCGCCGCCCAAAGGCCACCGCGACCGCGGTGACGCGCCCGCCGCTCCTCAAGATCTCGGCCATCTACGCCGGCCTGGGGGTCCTCCTCGCCGGCGACAACCTGATGTACTCCTACGCGCTGCTCTACCTGCCGCTGTCGACCTACTCGCTCGTCTGCGCGACGCAGCTCTCCTTCAACGCCGTCTTCTCCTACTTCCTCAACAAGCAGAGGTTCACCGCGCTCATCCTCAACTCCGTCGTGCTGCTCACCTTCTCCGCGGCGCTGGTCGGTGTCAGCCACGGCTCGGACGGGACCAACAGCAGCGTCCCGCCGGGGAAGTTCCCGCTGGGGTTCGCGCTGACGCTGACGGCGTCGGCGCTCTTCTCCCTCATCCTGTCCCTGATGCAGCTGACATTCGACAAGGTGCTCAGGAGCGACACCTTCCACGACGTGATGGAGATGCAGTTCTGGAGCAACACCGCCGCGGCCGTGGTGTCGGTGGCCGGGTTGTTCATCTCCGGGGAGTGGAGCGCCCTGCACGGCGAGATGGACGGGTACAGGCAGGGCAGGGTGGCCTACGGGATGACGCTGGCCTGGACGGCCATATCGTGGCAGCTGACCACCATGGGCCTGATGGGGCTCGTCGCGGCCGTGTCGTCGCTCTTCACCAACGTGATCAGCACTGTGGGGCTGCCGCTGTCGCCCATCATCGCCGTCATCTTCCTCGGCGACCGGATGGACGGGGTGAAGGTGCTGGCCATGCTCGTTGCCGTCTGGGGCTTCTTGTCCTACATCTACCAGCACTACCTTGATGATGCCAAGGTCAAGAAGATACTAGCTGAGAGATCAGCCGACGACGATGACCAACACCGGACTGTAAAACTCGCTACAGAGTGA